From Erigeron canadensis isolate Cc75 chromosome 8, C_canadensis_v1, whole genome shotgun sequence, one genomic window encodes:
- the LOC122578154 gene encoding probable serine/threonine-protein kinase PIX13 isoform X2: protein MGGICSSTNNIAAISSTRNLSSGSSQTTTTTTTTTTSITTSSSISVSSSSGISTNASGNSLFSSAGSGDDLGPGGQILPQSNLKIYTFAELKYATKNFRNDTILGEGGFGKVYKGWIDEKFGSKFSGSGSVIAVKKLNSESMQGVEEWQAEVNFLGRLSHPNLVKLLGYCYEDTELLLVYEFMQKGSLENHLFGRGSTVQPLSWDIRLKIVTGAARGLSFLHTSDRKVIYRDFKASNILLDGSYNAKLSDFGLAKLASASQSHVTTRVMGTYGYAAPEYVTTGHLYVKSDVYGFGVVLVEMLTGMRALDNGRPPNQRNLVDWVKPYLANRRKIKNIMDSRLEGRYPSKAAGQVAQLALTCLGPEPKTRPSMKEVVATLERIQDIKEKPKVPRIHNSNPHSPYRYGQQQPLHHRSPLHVKEDVNRGSQNSPKGS, encoded by the exons ATGGGTGGTATTTGCAGTTCTACAAATAATATAGCTGCTATTAGCTCCACTAGGAATCTCAGCTCAG GGAGTTCAcaaacaaccaccaccaccaccaccaccaccaccagtatAACTACAAGCTCATCAATATCAGTATCATCATCTTCAGGAATCAGTACTAATGCCTCGGGGAACAGCCTGTTTTCATCAGCAGGCAGTGGTGATGATCTTGGACCTGGCGGCCAGATATTGCCTCAATcaaatcttaaaatatatacttttgcTGAACTTAAATATGCGACAAAAAACTTTCGAAATGATACCATTTTAGGGGAAGGTGGTTTTGGCAAGGTTTATAAAGGCTGGATTGATGAAAAGTTTGGCTCTAAATTCAGTGGAAGCGGTTCTGTAATTGCTGTCAAGAAGCTGAACTCTGAGAGCATGCAAGGAGTCGAAGAGTGGCAG GCTGAGGTGAACTTTTTGGGAAGGCTTTCACACCCAAATCTTGTGAAACTTTTAGGATACTGTTATGAAGACACCGAGCTTCTACTTGTGTACGAATTCATGCAAAAAGGCAGCTTGGAGAACCACCTATTTGGGA GAGGATCGACCGTTCAACCCCTTTCTTGGGATATACGGCTTAAAATTGTGACAGGAGCGGCCCGGGGGCTATCATTTTTGCACACATCAGACAGAAAAGTTATTTATAGAGACTTTAAGGCATCTAACATATTGCTCGATGGG TCATATAATGCCAAGCTATCAGATTTTGGGCTGGCTAAACTGGCATCAGCTAGTCAATCGCACGTGACAACACGGGTCATGGGTACATATGGTTATGCTGCTCCAGAGTATGTTACTACAG GGCATTTGTATGTGAAGAGTGACGTCTATGGTTTCGGGGTTGTTTTGGTGGAGATGCTCACAGGCATGAGGGCACTTGACAATGGTCGCCCACCTAACCAACGAAATCTGGTGGACTGGGTCAAGCCTTATTTGGCTAACCGTAGGAAGATAAAGAATATTATGGACTCACGGCTTGAAGGAAGATACCCCTCAAAAGCAGCTGGTCAAGTTGCCCAACTAGCCCTCACGTGTCTTGGACCTGAACCTAAAACACGTCCATCAATGAAGGAAGTTGTGGCAACATTAGAACGAATCCAAGATATCAAAGAAAAGCCAAAAGTACCTAGAATACACAATTCAAATCCTCACTCGCCATATCGATATGGGCAACAACAACCTTTGCATCATCGTTCGCCACTTCATGTTAAGGAAGATGTAAACCGAGGGAGCCAAAACTCACCAAAAGGCTCATGA
- the LOC122578154 gene encoding probable serine/threonine-protein kinase PIX13 isoform X1: MGGICSSTNNIAAISSTRNLSSVAGSSQTTTTTTTTTTSITTSSSISVSSSSGISTNASGNSLFSSAGSGDDLGPGGQILPQSNLKIYTFAELKYATKNFRNDTILGEGGFGKVYKGWIDEKFGSKFSGSGSVIAVKKLNSESMQGVEEWQAEVNFLGRLSHPNLVKLLGYCYEDTELLLVYEFMQKGSLENHLFGRGSTVQPLSWDIRLKIVTGAARGLSFLHTSDRKVIYRDFKASNILLDGSYNAKLSDFGLAKLASASQSHVTTRVMGTYGYAAPEYVTTGHLYVKSDVYGFGVVLVEMLTGMRALDNGRPPNQRNLVDWVKPYLANRRKIKNIMDSRLEGRYPSKAAGQVAQLALTCLGPEPKTRPSMKEVVATLERIQDIKEKPKVPRIHNSNPHSPYRYGQQQPLHHRSPLHVKEDVNRGSQNSPKGS; the protein is encoded by the exons ATGGGTGGTATTTGCAGTTCTACAAATAATATAGCTGCTATTAGCTCCACTAGGAATCTCAGCTCAG TTGCAGGGAGTTCAcaaacaaccaccaccaccaccaccaccaccaccagtatAACTACAAGCTCATCAATATCAGTATCATCATCTTCAGGAATCAGTACTAATGCCTCGGGGAACAGCCTGTTTTCATCAGCAGGCAGTGGTGATGATCTTGGACCTGGCGGCCAGATATTGCCTCAATcaaatcttaaaatatatacttttgcTGAACTTAAATATGCGACAAAAAACTTTCGAAATGATACCATTTTAGGGGAAGGTGGTTTTGGCAAGGTTTATAAAGGCTGGATTGATGAAAAGTTTGGCTCTAAATTCAGTGGAAGCGGTTCTGTAATTGCTGTCAAGAAGCTGAACTCTGAGAGCATGCAAGGAGTCGAAGAGTGGCAG GCTGAGGTGAACTTTTTGGGAAGGCTTTCACACCCAAATCTTGTGAAACTTTTAGGATACTGTTATGAAGACACCGAGCTTCTACTTGTGTACGAATTCATGCAAAAAGGCAGCTTGGAGAACCACCTATTTGGGA GAGGATCGACCGTTCAACCCCTTTCTTGGGATATACGGCTTAAAATTGTGACAGGAGCGGCCCGGGGGCTATCATTTTTGCACACATCAGACAGAAAAGTTATTTATAGAGACTTTAAGGCATCTAACATATTGCTCGATGGG TCATATAATGCCAAGCTATCAGATTTTGGGCTGGCTAAACTGGCATCAGCTAGTCAATCGCACGTGACAACACGGGTCATGGGTACATATGGTTATGCTGCTCCAGAGTATGTTACTACAG GGCATTTGTATGTGAAGAGTGACGTCTATGGTTTCGGGGTTGTTTTGGTGGAGATGCTCACAGGCATGAGGGCACTTGACAATGGTCGCCCACCTAACCAACGAAATCTGGTGGACTGGGTCAAGCCTTATTTGGCTAACCGTAGGAAGATAAAGAATATTATGGACTCACGGCTTGAAGGAAGATACCCCTCAAAAGCAGCTGGTCAAGTTGCCCAACTAGCCCTCACGTGTCTTGGACCTGAACCTAAAACACGTCCATCAATGAAGGAAGTTGTGGCAACATTAGAACGAATCCAAGATATCAAAGAAAAGCCAAAAGTACCTAGAATACACAATTCAAATCCTCACTCGCCATATCGATATGGGCAACAACAACCTTTGCATCATCGTTCGCCACTTCATGTTAAGGAAGATGTAAACCGAGGGAGCCAAAACTCACCAAAAGGCTCATGA